One part of the Treponema sp. OMZ 787 genome encodes these proteins:
- the dnaA gene encoding chromosomal replication initiator protein DnaA codes for MSEWDYKIFWDEAVKQLKDELSVPVFSMWFLNSKYEKSTEDSIYVSVPSSFFRDQMVNNYKTDIEKKLFELSGKKLSVDFIIKAKTEEDISEAENEEKSDKKADSETPSSPEPAKQSLKPESGRGQHPDLRSDYNFDDFVIGQNNNFGVNAAIAVSANPGSAYNPFLIYGGVGLGKTHLMQAIGNKVWNTTKLKVIYVTAETFTNEFVECVQKKMMTSFKNKYRKADVLLIDDIHFFQGKVETQEELFHTFNELYEKNKQIVFTCDRPPSELKNLSQRLKSRFERGLNVDLQTPAYETRYAILLKKMEKSSIKIPNEVIDMVAKNISSNVRDLEAALTKLIAYTELIKKTMDEATAKNILRDFFGSARQRNVTIDLIQKTVADYFSISISDIKSKKRTKSFSFPRQIAMFLCREMTECSTTELGNEFGGRDHTTILHGCNKIEDQIAADPSLEKTIHELRNNIKETTNK; via the coding sequence ATGAGTGAATGGGATTATAAAATTTTTTGGGATGAAGCGGTTAAGCAGCTTAAGGATGAGTTATCAGTGCCCGTGTTTTCTATGTGGTTTTTAAATTCTAAATATGAAAAATCCACGGAAGATTCTATATATGTGAGTGTGCCTTCATCTTTTTTCAGAGATCAGATGGTTAATAATTATAAGACCGATATTGAAAAAAAATTGTTTGAATTGTCAGGTAAAAAATTATCTGTAGATTTTATTATAAAAGCAAAGACTGAAGAGGATATTTCTGAAGCAGAAAATGAGGAAAAATCCGATAAAAAAGCAGATTCGGAAACTCCGTCATCACCCGAACCCGCAAAACAATCTTTAAAACCTGAAAGCGGAAGGGGACAGCATCCGGATTTACGGTCTGACTATAATTTTGATGACTTTGTAATTGGGCAAAATAACAACTTTGGCGTAAATGCGGCTATAGCAGTGTCCGCAAACCCGGGAAGTGCTTATAACCCGTTTTTGATATACGGAGGGGTCGGCTTGGGTAAAACCCACCTTATGCAGGCTATAGGAAATAAAGTCTGGAACACGACAAAACTTAAGGTTATTTATGTTACGGCAGAAACATTTACAAACGAATTTGTAGAATGCGTGCAAAAAAAGATGATGACCTCATTTAAAAACAAGTACCGAAAAGCCGATGTTCTTCTTATAGACGATATTCACTTTTTTCAAGGAAAGGTGGAAACTCAAGAGGAGCTTTTTCACACCTTTAATGAGCTCTATGAAAAAAATAAACAGATTGTATTTACATGCGACCGTCCTCCATCAGAATTAAAAAATCTTTCACAGCGTTTAAAATCGAGATTTGAAAGGGGCTTAAATGTAGACTTACAGACCCCGGCCTATGAAACGCGTTATGCTATTCTTTTAAAGAAAATGGAAAAGAGCAGCATAAAAATTCCGAATGAAGTTATCGACATGGTTGCAAAAAACATTTCTTCGAATGTCCGTGATTTGGAAGCTGCCTTAACAAAACTCATTGCCTATACGGAACTTATAAAAAAAACAATGGACGAGGCTACGGCAAAGAATATTTTAAGGGATTTTTTCGGATCAGCCCGCCAAAGGAATGTTACCATCGACCTTATTCAAAAAACGGTAGCCGATTATTTTAGCATTTCGATTTCGGATATTAAAAGCAAAAAACGCACCAAGAGTTTTTCGTTTCCGCGTCAAATCGCCATGTTTCTTTGCAGGGAAATGACCGAGTGTTCTACAACCGAACTGGGCAACGAATTCGGAGGCCGGGATCATACGACCATCTTGCACGGCTGTAACAAGATTGAAGATCAAATTGCCGCCGATCCGAGTTTAGAAAAAACCATCCATGAGCTTAGAAACAATATAAAAGAAACTACGAATAAGTAG